The Pocillopora verrucosa isolate sample1 chromosome 2, ASM3666991v2, whole genome shotgun sequence genome has a segment encoding these proteins:
- the LOC131792709 gene encoding nucleoside hydrolase has translation MAKRKMIIDCDAGIDDAQAILIALSAPDVEVVAITCVAGNATIENVCVNVLKVLELCDRRDIPVFKGATGSLLEDHGDLSTDFHGKDGMGDVKDIPNPDMSLLKTEHAVNALIRIVNEHPREITLVPLGPLTNIALACQLDPGISSKLKDVVIMGGNFEAKGNSHVSAEFNFHFDVEAAYIVLNKLTCPVSLVTWEFCLNHALPWEFYDSYIGQETKKSVFMKKVTNVSASFYKKNKKGFGQGYTSCDPLAMSVAVKPEIVTEATSVYATTELHGHLTRGQMVVDWRAHLGKEHNIKLIQEVDLEAFKVLMMDSLK, from the exons ATGGCGAAGCGAAAGATGATTATTGACTGTGATGCCGGCATCGATGACGCCCAAGCTATCCTGATTGCTTTATCTGCTCCTGATGTTGAGGTGGTTGCGATCACATGTGTCGCTGGCAATGCAACTATTGAAAATGTATGTGTGAATGTGCTTAAAGTTCTGGAGTTGTGCGATCGAAGAGATATTCCCGTCTTTAAAGGAGCCACTGGTTCATTGCTAG aGGATCATGGGGATCTTTCCACCGATTTTCATGGCAAGGATGGCATGGGAGATGTTAAAGACATTCCTAACCCAGACATGTCATTACTGAAGACTGAACATGCTGTAAATGCCCTGATTAGAATTGTCAATGAACATCCCAGAGAAATCACCTTGGTTCCTCTGGGACCATTAACCAATATTGCTCTTGCATGTCAACTTGATCCAGGCATTTCCTCTAAGCTAAAAGATGTGGTGATCATGGGAGGGAACTTTGAAGCCAAAGGTAACTCGCATGTGAGTGctgaattcaattttcattttgacgTGGAAGCTGCTTACATAGTGTTGAATAAGCTCACCTGTCCAGTCTCCTTGGTGACATGGGAATTTTGCCTGAACCATGCATTACCTTGGGAATTTTACGACTCATATATTggacaagagacaaaaaaatctgttttcatgaaaaaggtTACTAATGTCTCAGCCTCAttctacaagaaaaataagaaagggTTTGGACAAGGTTACACAAGCTGTGATCCTCTGGCCATGTCAGTAGCTGTAAAACCAGAGATTGTAACTGAGGCAACAAGTGTGTATGCCACAACAGAGCTACATGGGCACTTGACTCGTGGTCAAATGGTTGTGGATTGGAGAGCCCATCTTGGAAAAGAACATAATATTAAGTTAATTCAAGAAGTTGATTTGGAAGCCTTTAAAGTCTTGATGATGGACTCcttgaaataa
- the LOC131792708 gene encoding galactosylceramide sulfotransferase-like → MRIFHRRFLDRLPWIFLLLSVIYLLYTYSRSNEQEVNAVRQVIRRLTQGNASGLAQEKEGKCFPVHHILFLKTHKTGSSTMANIFFRYGDSRNLTFVLSPGTLLGWPHKFHITHPLRLFSKVPNILCSHARFNKKPMNWLFPRETSKYVTILRNPVDNFESVFNFAQLGKQLGFGDNLDALEKFLTKGIDYNSTHKGLMTHLSRNPMMFDLGLSPKFYQNLTAVKKYIRFLNKEFDLVMIMDYFDESLVLMKRLLCWELEDILYVKLNARLDKEIAKDLSKTVQENIKRWNMADVLLFDHFNATFWRKVKMEGPSFDDDLAAFRRKKENIKSLCLKDEMQQERAYREKFVKGYLVRDDLTPRLKVLCGHFVRTENAFLDYLRQKRMIKLRTVGLDKFIKVQTESGWNTAKDLQYKPIKST, encoded by the exons ATGAGAATCTTTCATCGCAGGTTTCTCGACCGCCTTCCTTGGATATTTCTCTTGCTTTCCGTGATCTATTTATTGTATACATACTCTCGGTCAAATGAACAGGAGGTGAACGCAGTCCGACAAGTAATTCGGCGTCTGAC GCAGGGAAATGCATCAGGACTGGCTcaagagaaagaaggaaaatgtttcCCTGTTCATCACATTCTTTTCCTAAAAACGCACAAGACTGGTTCGAGTACGAtggctaatattttttttcgttacgGAGACTCGAGAAACCTTACTTTTGTCTTATCACCGGGCACTCTTCTAGGATGGCCACATAAATTCCATATAACTCACCCGCTTCGTCTTTTTAGCAAAGTACCCAACATCTTATGTAGCCACGCTAGATTTAACAAGAAACCAATGAACTGGCTTTTTCCGAGAGAAACCAGCAAATACGTGACAATTTTACGGAATCCAGTAGACAACTTTGAGTCAGTGTTCAATTTTGCACAGCTTGGGAAACAACTTGGTTTCGGAGACAATTTGGACGctttagaaaaatttttaacaaaaggaATAGACTATAACAGTACCCATAAAGGTTTGATGACCCATTTATCGAGAAATCCGATGATGTTTGATCTGGGTCTTAGTCCTAAGTTTTATCAGAATCTTACCGCAGTCAAAAAATACATTCGCTTCTTGAACAAAGAGTTCGACCTGGTTATGATAATGGACTACTTTGATGAATCATTGGTTCTAATGAAACGACTGCTCTGCTGGGAACTAGAAGACATTTTGTATGTAAAACTCAACGCAAGACTAGATAAAGAGATAGCGAAAGATTTAAGTAAAACTGTTCAAGAGAACATCAAACGATGGAACATGGCAGACGTTTTGCTGTTTGATCATTTCAACGCAACGTTTTGgagaaaagtgaaaatggaaGGTCCAAGCTTTGATGACGATCTGGCTGCATTTCggcgaaagaaagaaaatataaagaGTTTGTGTTTAAAGGATGAGATGCAACAAGAACGAGCGTATCGTGAAAAGTTTGTGAAGGGATATTTAGTTAGAGACGACCTAACGCCGCGTTTGAAGGTTTTGTGTGGACACTTCGTGAGGACGGAAAACGCTTTCTTGGATTACCTCCGACAAAAACGTATGATAAAATTGAGGACCGTTGGACTGGACAAATTTATAAAAGTTCAAACGGAAAGCGGCTGGAATACAGCTAAAGATCTGCAATATAAGCCAATAAAATCAACATAG